Proteins from a genomic interval of Desulfurellaceae bacterium:
- the apaG gene encoding Co2+/Mg2+ efflux protein ApaG — protein sequence MRVRVTTQYDPSRSMPQLNRWFFLYTVRISNEGSETAQLLTRHWIITDATGHVEEVKGPGVVGEQPVLSPGQSFEYTSGCPLPTPFGSMRGTYQMVTTGGERFDADVAEFTLSEPTALQ from the coding sequence ATTCGGGTCCGGGTGACGACTCAGTACGATCCCAGCCGGTCCATGCCGCAGCTGAACCGCTGGTTCTTCCTGTACACGGTCCGGATTTCAAATGAGGGCAGCGAAACCGCCCAGCTGCTCACCCGCCACTGGATTATCACCGATGCCACCGGCCACGTCGAAGAAGTCAAAGGTCCGGGAGTGGTCGGCGAGCAGCCCGTCCTCAGTCCCGGCCAGTCGTTTGAGTACACCTCGGGCTGTCCGCTGCCGACGCCCTTTGGCTCGATGCGCGGGACCTACCAAATGGTGACCACCGGGGGAGAGCGGTTTGACGCGGACGTCGCCGAGTTCACCCTGAGTGAGCCAACCGCCCTGCAGTAA
- a CDS encoding NAD(P)-dependent oxidoreductase, whose protein sequence is MHASVGFIGLGRMGLPMAHNLLEAGYYLSVFNRTAARADGLCAQGATRAATPQVVAEQHDIVLSIVADDTALRAIAFGDSGVLAGLRPGQIHVDMSTVSPDVSKELDRQYRTKGAHFVAAPVFGRPEAAAAAKLWICPAGPPEAIERCRPVFESLGQGVIVVGTEPHLASCLKLVGNFFVVAAIETLSEALTLAEKSGLKSETVLALIKALLPVPLFQGYGTRMAHNEFSPPGFALRLGIKDVDLMRRLADQAESPLPLADVAHHNLLAAHARGRGELDWGALITVVRELAGLEPGDSSSPESD, encoded by the coding sequence ATGCACGCTTCCGTCGGTTTCATCGGCCTGGGCCGTATGGGTCTGCCCATGGCCCACAACCTGCTCGAGGCCGGCTATTACCTGTCGGTCTTCAACCGCACGGCCGCTCGGGCTGACGGCTTGTGCGCCCAGGGCGCCACACGGGCGGCCACGCCGCAGGTCGTGGCCGAGCAGCACGATATCGTGCTCAGCATAGTGGCCGATGACACCGCGCTGCGGGCGATTGCTTTCGGCGACAGCGGCGTGCTGGCCGGTCTGAGGCCGGGCCAGATCCATGTTGATATGAGCACGGTATCGCCCGATGTCAGCAAAGAGCTTGACCGCCAGTACCGGACCAAGGGGGCGCATTTTGTGGCCGCGCCCGTTTTCGGTCGGCCCGAGGCTGCGGCTGCGGCCAAGCTGTGGATCTGTCCGGCCGGTCCACCGGAGGCCATTGAGCGGTGCCGGCCCGTGTTTGAAAGCCTGGGCCAAGGGGTGATTGTGGTCGGGACCGAGCCGCATTTGGCCAGCTGTCTGAAGCTGGTCGGCAATTTCTTTGTTGTGGCGGCCATCGAGACCCTGAGCGAAGCCCTGACCCTGGCCGAAAAGTCGGGGCTCAAATCTGAGACGGTTCTGGCGCTCATCAAAGCGCTCCTGCCGGTCCCTCTGTTTCAGGGCTATGGCACACGGATGGCCCACAATGAGTTTTCGCCGCCCGGTTTTGCCCTGCGTCTGGGCATCAAAGACGTTGATCTGATGCGTCGCCTGGCCGATCAAGCCGAGTCTCCTCTGCCGCTCGCCGATGTGGCCCACCACAACCTGCTGGCCGCCCACGCCCGCGGACGCGGCGAGCTGGACTGGGGCGCCCTGATTACGGTGGTCCGGGAATTGGCGGGCTTGGAGCCCGGGGATTCCTCCTCGCCCGAGTCCGACTGA
- a CDS encoding flippase-like domain-containing protein: MAITTRKRRGVQLLFAALGLGLLGVLVWTVGLSDVAAHLARLGWFAPLVLLPYAAIAVCDAKGWSRLIPRDSAARPVPLWYFSLSRLAGESINNLTPTASIGGEAFKVYLLRRRGIRPEVGMASVVAAKTALTVSQIIFILLGLPFFLFRLGWGLHSWWVMGLLMALACGFVLSLIHWQRRGLMEKLVRSLGRWFPRWSAPQRWQAGARRIDVLLLQLYDSNPRAFLVSTLYHLLGWLLGAIEIWVIFALLGIPVGLIEALIIESMVQPLTAAALVIPGALGVRETAGVFLSRLLGIDIGAGLTLMVLKRAREAVYNGIGLLFLTRAGYTWRAEEHAPALPETLP, translated from the coding sequence ATGGCCATCACCACGAGAAAACGACGCGGCGTGCAGCTGCTGTTCGCCGCGCTTGGCCTGGGACTGCTCGGCGTTCTGGTATGGACGGTCGGGCTGTCCGATGTTGCCGCGCACCTGGCTCGACTGGGCTGGTTCGCCCCCCTCGTGCTCCTGCCCTACGCCGCTATCGCGGTGTGTGATGCCAAGGGCTGGTCGCGGCTGATTCCCCGAGACAGTGCGGCCCGACCCGTCCCGCTGTGGTATTTCTCGCTGAGCCGGCTGGCCGGCGAGTCGATCAATAATCTCACCCCGACCGCCTCCATCGGCGGTGAAGCCTTCAAGGTCTACCTGCTCCGCCGGCGCGGCATTCGTCCCGAGGTGGGCATGGCCTCGGTGGTGGCCGCCAAAACCGCCCTGACCGTCTCTCAGATCATTTTTATTCTTCTCGGCCTGCCGTTTTTTCTGTTTCGGCTTGGCTGGGGGCTGCACAGCTGGTGGGTGATGGGTCTGCTCATGGCCCTGGCCTGCGGCTTTGTCCTGAGCCTGATCCATTGGCAGCGGCGCGGCCTGATGGAAAAGCTGGTCCGCAGCCTGGGACGCTGGTTTCCGCGCTGGTCCGCCCCGCAGCGCTGGCAAGCCGGGGCGCGGCGTATTGATGTCCTGCTGCTCCAGCTGTACGACAGCAATCCGCGCGCCTTTCTGGTTTCGACCCTGTACCACCTGCTGGGCTGGCTGCTGGGCGCGATAGAAATCTGGGTCATCTTTGCCCTGCTCGGCATACCGGTCGGTCTGATCGAGGCGCTGATCATCGAGTCGATGGTCCAACCCCTGACTGCCGCCGCCCTGGTGATTCCCGGCGCGCTGGGCGTCAGAGAGACCGCCGGGGTCTTCTTGAGTCGTCTACTCGGAATCGATATCGGGGCCGGACTGACCCTGATGGTCCTGAAACGGGCGCGGGAGGCGGTCTATAACGGAATCGGCCTGCTCTTTCTGACCCGCGCCGGCTACACCTGGCGAGCTGAGGAGCACGCCCCGGCGCTGCCCGAGACGCTGCCCTAG